Proteins from a single region of Flavobacterium sp. K5-23:
- a CDS encoding 2Fe-2S iron-sulfur cluster-binding protein, giving the protein MKVTIDGQEIEVEAGTTILQAARMIGGESVPPAMCYYSKLKGSGGKCRCCLVEVAKGSDADPRPMPKLMASCVTGCMDGMEINSKSSDRVKEARESVTEFLLINHPLDCPVCDQAGECDLQDLSFEHGKAKSRFIEEKRTFEPENIGPNIQLHMNRCILCYRCVMVADQLTDDRVHGVMDRGDHSNISTCISKAIDNEFSGNMIDVCPVGALTDKTFRFKSRVWFNKPYNAHRECTTPGCCGKTTLWMFGDEIQRVTGRKDIYHEVEEFICNGCRFDHKDTADWVIEGPREFDKDSVINQNNYTQELDTVVINTEDQILKGREQDRVKISMPAIPLEKDEEANFKHGNL; this is encoded by the coding sequence ATGAAAGTAACAATAGACGGTCAGGAAATTGAAGTAGAAGCAGGAACAACCATCTTGCAGGCTGCAAGAATGATTGGTGGGGAAAGTGTTCCGCCAGCCATGTGCTATTATTCTAAACTAAAAGGGAGCGGTGGAAAATGCCGTTGTTGTTTAGTGGAAGTTGCAAAAGGAAGTGACGCCGATCCAAGACCTATGCCAAAACTAATGGCTTCCTGTGTTACAGGATGCATGGATGGTATGGAAATAAACAGTAAATCATCTGACAGGGTTAAAGAAGCCAGAGAATCTGTAACTGAATTTTTATTAATCAATCACCCATTAGACTGTCCAGTATGTGATCAGGCTGGGGAATGTGATTTACAAGATTTAAGTTTTGAACACGGAAAAGCAAAAAGTCGTTTCATAGAAGAAAAAAGAACATTTGAACCAGAAAATATAGGTCCAAATATTCAATTGCATATGAATCGTTGCATCCTTTGTTACCGTTGTGTAATGGTTGCTGATCAATTGACAGACGATCGTGTGCACGGAGTAATGGACAGAGGAGATCATTCTAACATATCAACTTGTATTTCTAAAGCTATCGATAACGAATTTTCAGGAAATATGATCGATGTATGTCCAGTGGGAGCGTTAACCGATAAAACATTTAGATTCAAATCTAGAGTTTGGTTCAACAAACCTTACAATGCACACAGAGAGTGTACTACTCCTGGATGTTGTGGCAAAACAACGCTTTGGATGTTTGGTGACGAAATACAAAGAGTTACCGGTAGAAAAGATATTTATCACGAGGTAGAAGAATTCATTTGTAACGGTTGTCGTTTTGACCACAAAGATACTGCTGACTGGGTAATTGAAGGACCAAGAGAATTTGACAAAGATTCTGTTATCAATCAAAACAATTACACACAGGAATTAGATACTGTTGTTATAAACACTGAAGATCAAATTTTAAAAGGACGCGAACAAGACCGAGTTAAAATCAGTATGCCTGCTATTCCATTAGAAAAAGATGAAGAGGCTAATTTTAAACACGGAAATCTTTAA